One stretch of Oncorhynchus keta strain PuntledgeMale-10-30-2019 chromosome 18, Oket_V2, whole genome shotgun sequence DNA includes these proteins:
- the LOC127909010 gene encoding high choriolytic enzyme 1-like has translation MTHRPTLSLLLLLLGLSQASGNEVHDEPDHVSITSAILESNNGTNELLLDGDILAPRTRNAMKCFSSQYSCLWKKSSDGLVYVPYILSAVYSSLEVETIETAMKYFHGKTCIRFIPRKTQTSYLDIQSSGGCFGTMGTVGDRQTLSLAQFGCVQHGIIQHELLHSLGFHHEHNRSDRDQYIRINWQYIYNYAIENFQKQDTNNLNTAYDYSSVMHYDRTAYTNNYGKETITPIPDPSVAIGQRQGMSNIDVLRVNKLYQC, from the coding sequence ATGACCCACAGACCCACTCttagcctgctgctgctgctgctgggcctATCGCAGGCCAGTGGAAATGAGGTCCATGATGAGCCGGACCATGTGTCCATCACTTCAGCGATCCTGGAGTCCAACAACGGAACCAATGAGCTGCTGCTGGACGGAGACATTCTGGCTCCTAGAACCAGGAACGCCATGAAGTGCTTTAGCAGCCAGTACAGCTGTCTCTGGAAGAAGTCATCTGACGGCTTGGTGTATGTGCCTTACATCCTCAGCGCTGTATATTCCAGCTTGGAGGTAGAGACTATTGAGACGGCCATGAAGTACTTCCATGGCAAGACCTGCATCCGCTTCATTCCACGTAAGACACAGACTTCCTACCTGGACATTCAGAGCAGTGGTGGGTGTTTTGGTACCATGGGGACTGTTGGGGACAGGCAGACATTGTCTCTTGCACAGTTTGGCTGTGTTCAACATGGTATCATCCAGCATGAGCTGCTTCACTCCCTGGGCTTCCACCACGAGCACAACAGGAGTGACCGTGACCAGTATATCAGGATCAACTGGCAATACATCTATAACTACGCCATCGAGAACTTCCAGAAGCAGGACACCAACAACCTGAATACTGCATACGACTACTCCTCTGTCATGCACTATGATAGAACCGCTTACACTAACAACTACGGAAAGGAAACCATTACTCCCATCCCAGACCCATCTGTGGCCATCGGACAGAGACAGGGCATGTCCAACATTGATGTCCTGAGGGTCAACAAGCTCTACCAATGCTAA